A window of the Thalassophryne amazonica chromosome 11, fThaAma1.1, whole genome shotgun sequence genome harbors these coding sequences:
- the LOC117519662 gene encoding uncharacterized protein LOC117519662, translating into MRSSPPTPLTPAVLSADVLAPLGAPVDRMEAIRGIWQGSCVGLDEQQQVELWQVLWEFKDIFALSENEVGLTHLAEHYIDTGDARPIKVRPRRLPMIRQEAADREVQAMLEAGIIEPSDSPWSSAVVMVPKKNSSRWRFCVDYRPLNKVTKKDCYPLPRVDETLDLVSGSSWFSSLDLRSGYWQVPITQESRLKTAFSTTRGHWQFKVLSFGLCNAPGTFERLMDNVLAKVPRQECLVYLDDVLVHGRSFEAALDSLRLVLGRIAAAGLKLHPEKCHFMQREVEFLGHKVSSEGISTLQVKIQAIRDWPVPDNQKQLKSFLGLASYYRRFVKGFSCIGAPLFCLLQNNQPFMWTPNCQEAFSTLKQALTNAPVLTTPDPTLPFLLDTDASDVGMGAVLAQVGPEGERVVAYFSRVFNKSERRYCVTRRELLAVILAARHFKYYLCGVPFTIRTDHAALQWLVSFREPEGQVARWLEELQSFHFSVVHQPGAQHANADALSWRPCAVDGCSYCNRRDAREMELRGEGLAAEQTCCSLEAVGAADWASQQEDNKELKSVRQWVQSGVRPSWEGVMGLSGTVKGLWSKFSMLHMLDGVLQRAWKEPATGEERWQVVVPKTLRQTVLKACHGGTGSGHFGSTKTLRWLRRGVSIAVMLRISVSAAMIVQPIKDPLISPGPLYSSKQLGSPWKG; encoded by the coding sequence ATGAGATCCAGCCCGCCCACGCCACTCACCCCAGCTGTGCTGTCTGCAGATGTTTTAGCCCCGCTGGGTGCCCCAGTAGATCGGATGGAGGCTATCCGGGGTATCTGGCAAGGAAGCTGCGTTGGTCTGGATGAACAGCAGCAAGTGGAACTGTGGCAGGTTCTGTGGgaatttaaggacatttttgcaCTCAGTGAAAATGAAGTGGGCCTCACACACCTGGCGGAGCACTACATTGACACTGGGGATGCACGGCCCATCAAAGTGCGACCCCGTCGCTTGCCTATGATTCGACAGGAGGCTGCTGATCGTGAGGTTCAAGCCATGCTGGAGGCGGGCATAATCGAGCCCTCAGACAGCCCATGGTCTTCGGCTGTGGTCATGGTCCCTAAAAAGAATAGCTCAAGGTGGAGGTTTTGCGTGGATTATAGGCCCCTAAACAAGGTGACAAAAAAAGACTGTTACCCCCTCCCCCGAGTGGATGAGACCCTGGATTTGGTGTCCGGCTCCTCATGGTTCTCATCACTGGACCTGCGCAGTGGGTATTGGCAGGTGCCCATCACCCAGGAATCCAGGCTAAAGACAGCATTCAGCACCACCAGGGGACATTGGCAGTTCAAGGTTCTCAGCTTTGGACTGTGTAATGCGCCTGGGACCTTCGAGAGGCTTATGGACAATGTTCTGGCCAAGGTTCCTCGACAGGAGTGCTTGGTGTACTTGGACGATGTCCTCGTCCATGGGAGGTCCTTCGAGGCTGCGCTGGACTCCCTGAGGCTGGTGCTGGGAAGGATTGCTGCTGCCGGATTGAAGTTGCACCCGGAAAAGTGTCACTTTATGCAGCGGGAGGTGGAGTTCCTTGGCCACAAAGTGAGCAGCGAAGGCATCAGCACGCTCCAGGTGAAAATTCAGGCTATCAGGGACTGGCCAGTCCCAGATAACCAGAAGCAGCTCAAGAGTTTTCTCGGACTGGCCTCCTACTATCGGAGGTTCGTGAAGGGTTTTTCCTGCATTGGAGCCCCTCTTTTCTGTCTCCTCCAGAACAACCAGCCTTTCATGTGGACACCAAACTGCCAAGAGGCATTTTCTACCCTTAAGCAGGCTCTCACAAATGCCCCTGTTCTCACCACACCGGACCCCACTTTGCCATTCTTGCTGGATACGGATGCCAGTGATGTGGGAATGGGAGCAGTGTTGGCGCAGGTGGGTCCTGAAGGGGAGCGGGTGGTGGCATATTTCAGCCGCGTTTTCAATAAGAGTGAGAGACGCTACTGTGTGACCAGACGTGAGCTTCTGGCTGTTATTTTGGCTGCCCGGCACTTCAAGTATTATTTATGTGGTGTGCCCTTCACAATCAGGACTGATCATGCAGCCCTTCAGTGGCTGGTATCTTTCAGGGAGCCGGAAGGCCAGGTTGCAAGATGGCTGGAGGAGCTGCAGTCTTTTCACTTCAGTGTCGTGCATCAACCAGGGGCCCAGCACGCCAATGCTGATGCCCTGTCCTGGCGTCCATGTGCAGTGGACGGCTGTAGCTACTGCAACCGCAGGGATGCCAGGGAAATGGAACTCAGGGGGGAGGGGTTGGCTGCTGAACAAACATGCTGCTCTCTAGAGGCTGTTGGGGCTGCAGATTGGGCCTCTCAGCAGGAAGACAATAAAGAGTTGAAATCTGTGCGGCAGTGGGTCCAAAGCGGAGTCAGACCGTCCTGGGAGGGGGTGATGGGCCTGTCAGGGACTGTTAAGGGCCTGTGGAGTAAGTTTAGCATGTTACACATGCTAGATGGGGTGCTCCAGCGGGCATGGAAGGAGCCTGCCACCGGGGAAGAGAGATGGCAGGTAGTGGTCCCCAAAACCCTTAGACAGACAGTGCTGAAGGCGTGCCATGGGGGTACAGGCTCAGGACATTTCGGGAGTACTAAGACCCTTCGTTGGCTGCGCCGGGGGGTCAGCATCGCCGTGATGTTGAGGATTTCTGTCAGCGCTGCGATGATTGTGCAGCCTATAAAGGACCCCTTGATCAGTCCCGGGCCCCTCTACAGCAGCAAGCAGTTGGGGAGCCCATGGAAAGGGTAG